Proteins encoded together in one Lathyrus oleraceus cultivar Zhongwan6 chromosome 5, CAAS_Psat_ZW6_1.0, whole genome shotgun sequence window:
- the LOC127085380 gene encoding uncharacterized protein LOC127085380, which yields MASSSSRSTGAGAGNPKKLNFFANAMKQKHSFIQFFAMTGILLLSMRSVGQKYKIHGLQEDVHELREEHNSVTDRLNNIKRSLLDEASQDSTGIFAARLRSLFNEQN from the coding sequence ATGGCTTCTTCCTCTTCCCGATCAACCGGCGCCGGCGCCGGCAATCCGAAGAAGTTAAATTTTTTCGCAAACGCGATGAAACAAAAGCACAGCTTCATTCAATTTTTCGCCATGACTGGAATTCTTCTCTTAAGCATGAGATCCGTGGGGCAAAAGTACAAAATCCATGGACTTCAAGAGGATGTTCATGAGCTGAGAGAAGAACACAACTCAGTAACCGATCGTTTGAACAACATCAAGCGCTCATTGCTCGACGAAGCTTCTCAGGATTCTACGGGAATCTTCGCGGCTCGTCTTCGTAGTCTCTTCAATGAACAGAATTGA